One window from the genome of Jeotgalibaca sp. MA1X17-3 encodes:
- a CDS encoding phosphomevalonate kinase, which translates to MIQASAPGKLFVAGEYAVVTNNHPAILVAVNQFITVSLEEAEEQGSIHSSLNGGLPIPWTRQDGTLYIDERENPFIYITQAVKITDQYIQENGKELLYFHLTVKSELDDSKGKKYGLGSSGAVTVATIKALLQFYELDYTPELIYKLAALAHLSVNSNGSLGDIAASSYTGWIAYSCFDREWVLDQKSKKTIQELVSIPWPDLMIEPLTLPNDIEFLVGWTGSPASTTLLVDKVNNRRGSLKDFYPQFLKKSKDVVGEIIHSFKDKDFSGIKNGIVHNRTLLRELSQRTQVQIETELLTSLIEIAEQHGGAAKSSGAGGGDCGIVLIESNKNISSLLSQWEQAGIQPLSLKVYQESQ; encoded by the coding sequence TTGATACAAGCGAGCGCACCAGGTAAATTATTTGTAGCTGGAGAATATGCTGTGGTTACAAATAATCATCCTGCTATCTTAGTAGCCGTGAATCAGTTTATTACGGTTTCACTAGAAGAAGCTGAAGAACAAGGATCCATTCATTCTTCATTAAACGGAGGTTTGCCTATCCCATGGACTAGGCAGGATGGAACATTGTATATCGATGAACGAGAAAATCCTTTTATTTACATTACACAAGCTGTAAAAATCACGGATCAATATATACAAGAAAATGGCAAAGAGTTACTTTATTTTCACCTTACCGTCAAAAGTGAGTTGGATGACTCTAAAGGAAAGAAATATGGCTTAGGTTCTAGTGGTGCAGTAACCGTGGCAACCATTAAAGCCCTTCTTCAATTTTATGAGTTAGACTATACTCCAGAACTTATTTATAAATTAGCTGCTCTTGCCCATTTATCCGTAAATAGTAATGGATCTTTAGGTGATATCGCAGCTAGTTCATATACCGGTTGGATTGCCTATTCTTGCTTCGATCGTGAATGGGTTTTAGACCAAAAAAGTAAAAAAACAATTCAGGAATTAGTAAGCATCCCTTGGCCTGACTTAATGATTGAGCCACTTACCTTACCAAATGACATTGAATTCCTTGTAGGATGGACCGGTTCGCCAGCTTCAACTACTTTATTAGTAGATAAAGTAAATAATAGGCGTGGAAGCTTAAAAGATTTTTATCCACAATTTTTAAAGAAAAGTAAAGATGTTGTCGGTGAAATCATTCATTCATTTAAAGACAAAGATTTTTCTGGCATAAAAAATGGAATTGTTCATAATCGTACTCTACTAAGAGAGTTGTCTCAACGTACACAGGTACAAATTGAAACTGAATTATTAACTAGTTTAATTGAAATTGCTGAACAACATGGTGGAGCCGCAAAAAGTTCGGGTGCAGGTGGCGGAGATTGTGGAATTGTATTAATTGAATCAAACAAGAATATTTCATCGCTCTTATCCCAATGGGAACAAGCAGGTATTCAGCCACTCTCATTAAAAGTATATCAAGAATCTCAATAA
- the mvaD gene encoding diphosphomevalonate decarboxylase: MKQAAVRAHTNIALIKYWGKRDEHLFLPVNSSLSLTLDKLFTDTLVCFDPSLTEDLFYLNGTKQNQMETQKISRFINLFRDQTDVKDFVRVESINHVPTAAGLASSASAFAALAGAANIASGLQLEPQALSTYARRGSGSSTRSLFGGFVEWNKGTNSDDSMAIQIDDANWDIGMVIVAVNTSEKKVSSREGMKRTVETSPFYSVWEETAEADLVEIKQAISNQDFQTLGEITERNGMKMHGTMLGATPPLSYWEPASIQAIQIVKHLREQGVLCYVTMDAGPNVKVLCRLSEADKIKEALLEKFSDDQLLITGPGKGIRELTADEKSVYSW, encoded by the coding sequence ATGAAGCAAGCCGCAGTTCGTGCCCATACAAATATTGCTTTAATTAAGTACTGGGGAAAAAGAGACGAACATCTTTTTCTTCCCGTTAATAGTAGTTTATCTCTTACTCTAGACAAACTTTTTACCGACACACTTGTATGTTTTGATCCGTCTTTAACAGAAGATTTATTTTATTTAAATGGTACAAAACAAAATCAAATGGAAACTCAAAAAATTAGTCGTTTTATTAATTTGTTTAGAGATCAAACCGATGTAAAAGATTTTGTACGTGTAGAAAGTATAAACCATGTCCCTACTGCTGCTGGATTAGCCTCTTCTGCTTCTGCCTTTGCTGCTTTAGCTGGTGCTGCCAATATCGCTAGTGGTTTACAATTAGAGCCACAAGCCCTCTCCACTTATGCAAGACGTGGAAGTGGGAGTTCGACTCGGAGTTTGTTCGGTGGATTTGTGGAATGGAACAAAGGAACAAATTCAGATGATTCTATGGCTATTCAAATTGATGATGCCAACTGGGATATCGGAATGGTTATCGTTGCCGTAAATACTTCTGAAAAGAAAGTTTCTAGCCGTGAAGGAATGAAACGAACGGTTGAGACCTCTCCCTTCTATTCTGTCTGGGAAGAAACAGCAGAAGCAGATTTAGTGGAGATTAAACAAGCAATTTCTAACCAAGATTTTCAAACGTTAGGTGAAATAACAGAACGAAACGGTATGAAGATGCATGGTACGATGTTAGGCGCAACCCCACCGCTTTCTTATTGGGAACCTGCCAGCATTCAAGCCATCCAAATTGTGAAGCATTTGAGAGAACAAGGCGTTCTCTGTTATGTTACAATGGATGCCGGACCAAATGTAAAAGTACTCTGCAGACTTTCAGAAGCAGACAAAATTAAAGAGGCTTTACTAGAAAAATTTTCAGACGATCAACTATTGATTACGGGACCCGGAAAAGGAATTCGTGAATTAACAGCAGATGAAAAATCTGTTTACAGCTGGTAG